The following are encoded together in the Phocoena sinus isolate mPhoSin1 chromosome 11, mPhoSin1.pri, whole genome shotgun sequence genome:
- the AGER gene encoding advanced glycosylation end product-specific receptor isoform X1, which translates to MAAGAAAGAWVLVLSLWGEPCPPTPTPILLTESTLPLSPKLPTTFQEPRYCFSISLIRPVIVLLAPISLPAPPLWCCLPGAVVGDQNITARIGKPLVLNCKGDPKKPPQQLEWKLNTGRTEAWKVLSPQGGPWDSVARVLPNGSLLLPAVGIQDEGTFRCQAMSRNGKETKSNYRVRVYQIPGKPEIVDPASELMAGVPNKVGTCVSKGGYPAGTLSWHLDGKTLIPDGKGVSVKEETKRHPETGLFTLRSELMVTPARGGAPHPTFSCSFSPGLPRRRALHTAPVQLRVWGEHRTGEGPNLGEHLSEEPVPQEEVLLVVEPEGGAVAPGGTVTLTCEAPAKPPPQIHWIKDGMPLPLPTSSVLLLPEVGPEDQGTYSCVATHPSHGPQESHAVSVSIIETGEEGPTAGSVEGPELGTLALALGILGGLGTAALLIGVIVWQRRQRRGEERKVPENQEEEEERTELNQPEGPEAAESSAGGP; encoded by the exons atggcAGCAGGGGCAGCAGCTGGAGCCTGGGTGCTGGTCCTCAGTCTGTGGGGTGagccctgcccccccacccccacaccaaTCCTCCTCACAGAAAGCACTCTGCCCCTGTCCCCGAAACTCCCCACAACTTTCCAGGAACCTCGGTACTGCTTTTCAATCTCCCTCATCCGCCCTGTTATAGTTTTATTAGCTCCCatctcccttcctgcccctccatTGTGGTGCTGTCTCCCAGGGGCAGTAGTAGGGGATCAAAACATCACAGCCAGGATCGGGAAGCCACTGGTGCTGAACTGTAAGGGGGACCCCAAGAAACCACCCCAGCAGCTGGAATGGAAACTG aACACAGGCCGGACAGAAGCTTGGAAGGTCCTATCTCCCCAGGGAGGCCCCTGGGATAGCGTGGCTCGTGTCCTCCCCAACGGCTCCCTCCTCCTGCCGGCTGTTGGGATCCAGGATGAGGGGACTTTCCGGTGCCAGGCAATGAGCCGGAATGGAAAGGAGACCAAGTCCAACTACCGAGTCCGAGTCTATC AGATTCCTGGGAAGCCAGAAATTGTTGATCCTGCCTCTGAACTCATGGCTGGTGTCCCCAATAAG GTGGGAACATGTGTGTCCAAGGGGGGCTACCCTGCAGGGACTCTTAGCTGGCACTTGGATGGGAAAACCCTGATACCTGATGGCAAAG GAGTGTCTGTGAAGGAAGAGACCAAGAGACACCCTGAGACAGGGCTTTTCACACTCCGTTCGGAGCTGATGGTGACCCCAGCCCGGGGAggagctccccaccccaccttctcCTGTAGCTTCAGCCCTGGCCTTCCCCGGCGCCGAGCCCTGCACACGGCCCCCGTCCAGCTCAGGGTCTGGGGTGAGCACAGAACTGGGGAGGGCCCCAACTTGGGTGAGCACCTGTCGGAAG agcCTGTGCCACAGGAGGAAGTCCTGTTGGTGGTGGAGCCAGAAGGTGGAGCAGTAGCTCCTGGTGGTACCGTGACCTTGACCTGTGAAGCCCCTGCCAAGCCCCCTCCTCAAATCCACTGGATCAAGGAT GGCatgcccctgccccttcccaccaGCTCCGTGCTGCTCCTCCCTGAGGTAGGGCCTGAGGACCAGGGAACCTACAGTTGTGTGGCCACCCATCCCAGCCATGGGCCCCAGGAGAGCCATGCTGTCAGCGTCAGCATCATCG AAACAGGCGAGGAGGGGCCAACTGCAG GCTCTGTGGAAGGGCCGGAGCTGGGAACTCTAGCCCTGGCCCTGGGGATCCTGGGAGGCCTGGGGACAGCCGCCCTGCTCATTGGGGTCATCGTGTGGCAAAGGCGGCAacgcagaggagaggagag GAAGGTCCCAGAAaaccaggaggaagaggaggagcgCACGGAGCTGAATCAGCCCGAGGGGCCTGAGGCAGCAGAAAGCAGCGCAGGAGGGCCTTGA
- the AGER gene encoding advanced glycosylation end product-specific receptor isoform X7, giving the protein MAAGAAAGAWVLVLSLWGAVVGDQNITARIGKPLVLNCKGDPKKPPQQLEWKLNTGRTEAWKVLSPQGGPWDSVARVLPNGSLLLPAVGIQDEGTFRCQAMSRNGKETKSNYRVRVYQIPGKPEIVDPASELMAGVPNKVGTCVSKGGYPAGTLSWHLDGKTLIPDGKGVSVKEETKRHPETGLFTLRSELMVTPARGGAPHPTFSCSFSPGLPRRRALHTAPVQLRVWEPVPQEEVLLVVEPEGGAVAPGGTVTLTCEAPAKPPPQIHWIKDGLRTREPTVVWPPIPAMGPRRAMLSASASSKQARRGQLQVRGWIKSERSRRTSA; this is encoded by the exons atggcAGCAGGGGCAGCAGCTGGAGCCTGGGTGCTGGTCCTCAGTCTGTGGG GGGCAGTAGTAGGGGATCAAAACATCACAGCCAGGATCGGGAAGCCACTGGTGCTGAACTGTAAGGGGGACCCCAAGAAACCACCCCAGCAGCTGGAATGGAAACTG aACACAGGCCGGACAGAAGCTTGGAAGGTCCTATCTCCCCAGGGAGGCCCCTGGGATAGCGTGGCTCGTGTCCTCCCCAACGGCTCCCTCCTCCTGCCGGCTGTTGGGATCCAGGATGAGGGGACTTTCCGGTGCCAGGCAATGAGCCGGAATGGAAAGGAGACCAAGTCCAACTACCGAGTCCGAGTCTATC AGATTCCTGGGAAGCCAGAAATTGTTGATCCTGCCTCTGAACTCATGGCTGGTGTCCCCAATAAG GTGGGAACATGTGTGTCCAAGGGGGGCTACCCTGCAGGGACTCTTAGCTGGCACTTGGATGGGAAAACCCTGATACCTGATGGCAAAG GAGTGTCTGTGAAGGAAGAGACCAAGAGACACCCTGAGACAGGGCTTTTCACACTCCGTTCGGAGCTGATGGTGACCCCAGCCCGGGGAggagctccccaccccaccttctcCTGTAGCTTCAGCCCTGGCCTTCCCCGGCGCCGAGCCCTGCACACGGCCCCCGTCCAGCTCAGGGTCTGGG agcCTGTGCCACAGGAGGAAGTCCTGTTGGTGGTGGAGCCAGAAGGTGGAGCAGTAGCTCCTGGTGGTACCGTGACCTTGACCTGTGAAGCCCCTGCCAAGCCCCCTCCTCAAATCCACTGGATCAAGGAT GGCCTGAGGACCAGGGAACCTACAGTTGTGTGGCCACCCATCCCAGCCATGGGCCCCAGGAGAGCCATGCTGTCAGCGTCAGCATCATCG AAACAGGCGAGGAGGGGCCAACTGCAGGTGAGGGGTTGGATAAAGTCAGAGAGAAGCAGACGGACCTCAGCATGA
- the AGER gene encoding advanced glycosylation end product-specific receptor isoform X6, whose product MAAGAAAGAWVLVLSLWGAVVGDQNITARIGKPLVLNCKGDPKKPPQQLEWKLNTGRTEAWKVLSPQGGPWDSVARVLPNGSLLLPAVGIQDEGTFRCQAMSRNGKETKSNYRVRVYQIPGKPEIVDPASELMAGVPNKVGTCVSKGGYPAGTLSWHLDGKTLIPDGKGVSVKEETKRHPETGLFTLRSELMVTPARGGAPHPTFSCSFSPGLPRRRALHTAPVQLRVWEPVPQEEVLLVVEPEGGAVAPGGTVTLTCEAPAKPPPQIHWIKDGMPLPLPTSSVLLLPEVGPEDQGTYSCVATHPSHGPQESHAVSVSIIETGEEGPTAGSVEGPELGTLALALGILGGLGTAALLIGVIVWQRRQRRGEERKVPENQEEEEERTELNQPEGPEAAESSAGGP is encoded by the exons atggcAGCAGGGGCAGCAGCTGGAGCCTGGGTGCTGGTCCTCAGTCTGTGGG GGGCAGTAGTAGGGGATCAAAACATCACAGCCAGGATCGGGAAGCCACTGGTGCTGAACTGTAAGGGGGACCCCAAGAAACCACCCCAGCAGCTGGAATGGAAACTG aACACAGGCCGGACAGAAGCTTGGAAGGTCCTATCTCCCCAGGGAGGCCCCTGGGATAGCGTGGCTCGTGTCCTCCCCAACGGCTCCCTCCTCCTGCCGGCTGTTGGGATCCAGGATGAGGGGACTTTCCGGTGCCAGGCAATGAGCCGGAATGGAAAGGAGACCAAGTCCAACTACCGAGTCCGAGTCTATC AGATTCCTGGGAAGCCAGAAATTGTTGATCCTGCCTCTGAACTCATGGCTGGTGTCCCCAATAAG GTGGGAACATGTGTGTCCAAGGGGGGCTACCCTGCAGGGACTCTTAGCTGGCACTTGGATGGGAAAACCCTGATACCTGATGGCAAAG GAGTGTCTGTGAAGGAAGAGACCAAGAGACACCCTGAGACAGGGCTTTTCACACTCCGTTCGGAGCTGATGGTGACCCCAGCCCGGGGAggagctccccaccccaccttctcCTGTAGCTTCAGCCCTGGCCTTCCCCGGCGCCGAGCCCTGCACACGGCCCCCGTCCAGCTCAGGGTCTGGG agcCTGTGCCACAGGAGGAAGTCCTGTTGGTGGTGGAGCCAGAAGGTGGAGCAGTAGCTCCTGGTGGTACCGTGACCTTGACCTGTGAAGCCCCTGCCAAGCCCCCTCCTCAAATCCACTGGATCAAGGAT GGCatgcccctgccccttcccaccaGCTCCGTGCTGCTCCTCCCTGAGGTAGGGCCTGAGGACCAGGGAACCTACAGTTGTGTGGCCACCCATCCCAGCCATGGGCCCCAGGAGAGCCATGCTGTCAGCGTCAGCATCATCG AAACAGGCGAGGAGGGGCCAACTGCAG GCTCTGTGGAAGGGCCGGAGCTGGGAACTCTAGCCCTGGCCCTGGGGATCCTGGGAGGCCTGGGGACAGCCGCCCTGCTCATTGGGGTCATCGTGTGGCAAAGGCGGCAacgcagaggagaggagag GAAGGTCCCAGAAaaccaggaggaagaggaggagcgCACGGAGCTGAATCAGCCCGAGGGGCCTGAGGCAGCAGAAAGCAGCGCAGGAGGGCCTTGA
- the AGER gene encoding advanced glycosylation end product-specific receptor isoform X4 has translation MAAGAAAGAWVLVLSLWGAVVGDQNITARIGKPLVLNCKGDPKKPPQQLEWKLNTGRTEAWKVLSPQGGPWDSVARVLPNGSLLLPAVGIQDEGTFRCQAMSRNGKETKSNYRVRVYQIPGKPEIVDPASELMAGVPNKVGTCVSKGGYPAGTLSWHLDGKTLIPDGKGVSVKEETKRHPETGLFTLRSELMVTPARGGAPHPTFSCSFSPGLPRRRALHTAPVQLRVWGEHRTGEGPNLGEHLSEEPVPQEEVLLVVEPEGGAVAPGGTVTLTCEAPAKPPPQIHWIKDGMPLPLPTSSVLLLPEVGPEDQGTYSCVATHPSHGPQESHAVSVSIIETGEEGPTAGSVEGPELGTLALALGILGGLGTAALLIGVIVWQRRQRRGEERKVPENQEEEEERTELNQPEGPEAAESSAGGP, from the exons atggcAGCAGGGGCAGCAGCTGGAGCCTGGGTGCTGGTCCTCAGTCTGTGGG GGGCAGTAGTAGGGGATCAAAACATCACAGCCAGGATCGGGAAGCCACTGGTGCTGAACTGTAAGGGGGACCCCAAGAAACCACCCCAGCAGCTGGAATGGAAACTG aACACAGGCCGGACAGAAGCTTGGAAGGTCCTATCTCCCCAGGGAGGCCCCTGGGATAGCGTGGCTCGTGTCCTCCCCAACGGCTCCCTCCTCCTGCCGGCTGTTGGGATCCAGGATGAGGGGACTTTCCGGTGCCAGGCAATGAGCCGGAATGGAAAGGAGACCAAGTCCAACTACCGAGTCCGAGTCTATC AGATTCCTGGGAAGCCAGAAATTGTTGATCCTGCCTCTGAACTCATGGCTGGTGTCCCCAATAAG GTGGGAACATGTGTGTCCAAGGGGGGCTACCCTGCAGGGACTCTTAGCTGGCACTTGGATGGGAAAACCCTGATACCTGATGGCAAAG GAGTGTCTGTGAAGGAAGAGACCAAGAGACACCCTGAGACAGGGCTTTTCACACTCCGTTCGGAGCTGATGGTGACCCCAGCCCGGGGAggagctccccaccccaccttctcCTGTAGCTTCAGCCCTGGCCTTCCCCGGCGCCGAGCCCTGCACACGGCCCCCGTCCAGCTCAGGGTCTGGGGTGAGCACAGAACTGGGGAGGGCCCCAACTTGGGTGAGCACCTGTCGGAAG agcCTGTGCCACAGGAGGAAGTCCTGTTGGTGGTGGAGCCAGAAGGTGGAGCAGTAGCTCCTGGTGGTACCGTGACCTTGACCTGTGAAGCCCCTGCCAAGCCCCCTCCTCAAATCCACTGGATCAAGGAT GGCatgcccctgccccttcccaccaGCTCCGTGCTGCTCCTCCCTGAGGTAGGGCCTGAGGACCAGGGAACCTACAGTTGTGTGGCCACCCATCCCAGCCATGGGCCCCAGGAGAGCCATGCTGTCAGCGTCAGCATCATCG AAACAGGCGAGGAGGGGCCAACTGCAG GCTCTGTGGAAGGGCCGGAGCTGGGAACTCTAGCCCTGGCCCTGGGGATCCTGGGAGGCCTGGGGACAGCCGCCCTGCTCATTGGGGTCATCGTGTGGCAAAGGCGGCAacgcagaggagaggagag GAAGGTCCCAGAAaaccaggaggaagaggaggagcgCACGGAGCTGAATCAGCCCGAGGGGCCTGAGGCAGCAGAAAGCAGCGCAGGAGGGCCTTGA
- the AGER gene encoding advanced glycosylation end product-specific receptor isoform X2: MAAGAAAGAWVLVLSLWGEPCPPTPTPILLTESTLPLSPKLPTTFQEPRYCFSISLIRPVIVLLAPISLPAPPLWCCLPGAVVGDQNITARIGKPLVLNCKGDPKKPPQQLEWKLNTGRTEAWKVLSPQGGPWDSVARVLPNGSLLLPAVGIQDEGTFRCQAMSRNGKETKSNYRVRVYQIPGKPEIVDPASELMAGVPNKVGTCVSKGGYPAGTLSWHLDGKTLIPDGKGVSVKEETKRHPETGLFTLRSELMVTPARGGAPHPTFSCSFSPGLPRRRALHTAPVQLRVWEPVPQEEVLLVVEPEGGAVAPGGTVTLTCEAPAKPPPQIHWIKDGMPLPLPTSSVLLLPEVGPEDQGTYSCVATHPSHGPQESHAVSVSIIETGEEGPTAGSVEGPELGTLALALGILGGLGTAALLIGVIVWQRRQRRGEERKVPENQEEEEERTELNQPEGPEAAESSAGGP; this comes from the exons atggcAGCAGGGGCAGCAGCTGGAGCCTGGGTGCTGGTCCTCAGTCTGTGGGGTGagccctgcccccccacccccacaccaaTCCTCCTCACAGAAAGCACTCTGCCCCTGTCCCCGAAACTCCCCACAACTTTCCAGGAACCTCGGTACTGCTTTTCAATCTCCCTCATCCGCCCTGTTATAGTTTTATTAGCTCCCatctcccttcctgcccctccatTGTGGTGCTGTCTCCCAGGGGCAGTAGTAGGGGATCAAAACATCACAGCCAGGATCGGGAAGCCACTGGTGCTGAACTGTAAGGGGGACCCCAAGAAACCACCCCAGCAGCTGGAATGGAAACTG aACACAGGCCGGACAGAAGCTTGGAAGGTCCTATCTCCCCAGGGAGGCCCCTGGGATAGCGTGGCTCGTGTCCTCCCCAACGGCTCCCTCCTCCTGCCGGCTGTTGGGATCCAGGATGAGGGGACTTTCCGGTGCCAGGCAATGAGCCGGAATGGAAAGGAGACCAAGTCCAACTACCGAGTCCGAGTCTATC AGATTCCTGGGAAGCCAGAAATTGTTGATCCTGCCTCTGAACTCATGGCTGGTGTCCCCAATAAG GTGGGAACATGTGTGTCCAAGGGGGGCTACCCTGCAGGGACTCTTAGCTGGCACTTGGATGGGAAAACCCTGATACCTGATGGCAAAG GAGTGTCTGTGAAGGAAGAGACCAAGAGACACCCTGAGACAGGGCTTTTCACACTCCGTTCGGAGCTGATGGTGACCCCAGCCCGGGGAggagctccccaccccaccttctcCTGTAGCTTCAGCCCTGGCCTTCCCCGGCGCCGAGCCCTGCACACGGCCCCCGTCCAGCTCAGGGTCTGGG agcCTGTGCCACAGGAGGAAGTCCTGTTGGTGGTGGAGCCAGAAGGTGGAGCAGTAGCTCCTGGTGGTACCGTGACCTTGACCTGTGAAGCCCCTGCCAAGCCCCCTCCTCAAATCCACTGGATCAAGGAT GGCatgcccctgccccttcccaccaGCTCCGTGCTGCTCCTCCCTGAGGTAGGGCCTGAGGACCAGGGAACCTACAGTTGTGTGGCCACCCATCCCAGCCATGGGCCCCAGGAGAGCCATGCTGTCAGCGTCAGCATCATCG AAACAGGCGAGGAGGGGCCAACTGCAG GCTCTGTGGAAGGGCCGGAGCTGGGAACTCTAGCCCTGGCCCTGGGGATCCTGGGAGGCCTGGGGACAGCCGCCCTGCTCATTGGGGTCATCGTGTGGCAAAGGCGGCAacgcagaggagaggagag GAAGGTCCCAGAAaaccaggaggaagaggaggagcgCACGGAGCTGAATCAGCCCGAGGGGCCTGAGGCAGCAGAAAGCAGCGCAGGAGGGCCTTGA
- the AGER gene encoding advanced glycosylation end product-specific receptor isoform X5 produces the protein MAAGAAAGAWVLVLSLWGEPCPPTPTPILLTESTLPLSPKLPTTFQEPRYCFSISLIRPVIVLLAPISLPAPPLWCCLPGAVVGDQNITARIGKPLVLNCKGDPKKPPQQLEWKLNTGRTEAWKVLSPQGGPWDSVARVLPNGSLLLPAVGIQDEGTFRCQAMSRNGKETKSNYRVRVYQIPGKPEIVDPASELMAGVPNKVGTCVSKGGYPAGTLSWHLDGKTLIPDGKGVSVKEETKRHPETGLFTLRSELMVTPARGGAPHPTFSCSFSPGLPRRRALHTAPVQLRVWGEHRTGEGPNLGEHLSEEPVPQEEVLLVVEPEGGAVAPGGTVTLTCEAPAKPPPQIHWIKDGLRTREPTVVWPPIPAMGPRRAMLSASASSKQARRGQLQVRGWIKSERSRRTSA, from the exons atggcAGCAGGGGCAGCAGCTGGAGCCTGGGTGCTGGTCCTCAGTCTGTGGGGTGagccctgcccccccacccccacaccaaTCCTCCTCACAGAAAGCACTCTGCCCCTGTCCCCGAAACTCCCCACAACTTTCCAGGAACCTCGGTACTGCTTTTCAATCTCCCTCATCCGCCCTGTTATAGTTTTATTAGCTCCCatctcccttcctgcccctccatTGTGGTGCTGTCTCCCAGGGGCAGTAGTAGGGGATCAAAACATCACAGCCAGGATCGGGAAGCCACTGGTGCTGAACTGTAAGGGGGACCCCAAGAAACCACCCCAGCAGCTGGAATGGAAACTG aACACAGGCCGGACAGAAGCTTGGAAGGTCCTATCTCCCCAGGGAGGCCCCTGGGATAGCGTGGCTCGTGTCCTCCCCAACGGCTCCCTCCTCCTGCCGGCTGTTGGGATCCAGGATGAGGGGACTTTCCGGTGCCAGGCAATGAGCCGGAATGGAAAGGAGACCAAGTCCAACTACCGAGTCCGAGTCTATC AGATTCCTGGGAAGCCAGAAATTGTTGATCCTGCCTCTGAACTCATGGCTGGTGTCCCCAATAAG GTGGGAACATGTGTGTCCAAGGGGGGCTACCCTGCAGGGACTCTTAGCTGGCACTTGGATGGGAAAACCCTGATACCTGATGGCAAAG GAGTGTCTGTGAAGGAAGAGACCAAGAGACACCCTGAGACAGGGCTTTTCACACTCCGTTCGGAGCTGATGGTGACCCCAGCCCGGGGAggagctccccaccccaccttctcCTGTAGCTTCAGCCCTGGCCTTCCCCGGCGCCGAGCCCTGCACACGGCCCCCGTCCAGCTCAGGGTCTGGGGTGAGCACAGAACTGGGGAGGGCCCCAACTTGGGTGAGCACCTGTCGGAAG agcCTGTGCCACAGGAGGAAGTCCTGTTGGTGGTGGAGCCAGAAGGTGGAGCAGTAGCTCCTGGTGGTACCGTGACCTTGACCTGTGAAGCCCCTGCCAAGCCCCCTCCTCAAATCCACTGGATCAAGGAT GGCCTGAGGACCAGGGAACCTACAGTTGTGTGGCCACCCATCCCAGCCATGGGCCCCAGGAGAGCCATGCTGTCAGCGTCAGCATCATCG AAACAGGCGAGGAGGGGCCAACTGCAGGTGAGGGGTTGGATAAAGTCAGAGAGAAGCAGACGGACCTCAGCATGA
- the AGER gene encoding advanced glycosylation end product-specific receptor isoform X8, protein MAAGAAAGAWVLVLSLWGAVVGDQNITARIGKPLVLNCKGDPKKPPQQLEWKLNTGRTEAWKVLSPQGGPWDSVARVLPNGSLLLPAVGIQDEGTFRCQAMSRNGKETKSNYRVRVYQIPGKPEIVDPASELMAGVPNKVGTCVSKGGYPAGTLSWHLDGKTLIPDGKGVSVKEETKRHPETGLFTLRSELMVTPARGGAPHPTFSCSFSPGLPRRRALHTAPVQLRVWEPVPQEEVLLVVEPEGGAVAPGGTVTLTCEAPAKPPPQIHWIKDGMPLPLSPGPGDPGRPGDSRPAHWGHRVAKAATQRRGEEGPRKPGGRGGAHGAESARGA, encoded by the exons atggcAGCAGGGGCAGCAGCTGGAGCCTGGGTGCTGGTCCTCAGTCTGTGGG GGGCAGTAGTAGGGGATCAAAACATCACAGCCAGGATCGGGAAGCCACTGGTGCTGAACTGTAAGGGGGACCCCAAGAAACCACCCCAGCAGCTGGAATGGAAACTG aACACAGGCCGGACAGAAGCTTGGAAGGTCCTATCTCCCCAGGGAGGCCCCTGGGATAGCGTGGCTCGTGTCCTCCCCAACGGCTCCCTCCTCCTGCCGGCTGTTGGGATCCAGGATGAGGGGACTTTCCGGTGCCAGGCAATGAGCCGGAATGGAAAGGAGACCAAGTCCAACTACCGAGTCCGAGTCTATC AGATTCCTGGGAAGCCAGAAATTGTTGATCCTGCCTCTGAACTCATGGCTGGTGTCCCCAATAAG GTGGGAACATGTGTGTCCAAGGGGGGCTACCCTGCAGGGACTCTTAGCTGGCACTTGGATGGGAAAACCCTGATACCTGATGGCAAAG GAGTGTCTGTGAAGGAAGAGACCAAGAGACACCCTGAGACAGGGCTTTTCACACTCCGTTCGGAGCTGATGGTGACCCCAGCCCGGGGAggagctccccaccccaccttctcCTGTAGCTTCAGCCCTGGCCTTCCCCGGCGCCGAGCCCTGCACACGGCCCCCGTCCAGCTCAGGGTCTGGG agcCTGTGCCACAGGAGGAAGTCCTGTTGGTGGTGGAGCCAGAAGGTGGAGCAGTAGCTCCTGGTGGTACCGTGACCTTGACCTGTGAAGCCCCTGCCAAGCCCCCTCCTCAAATCCACTGGATCAAGGAT GGCatgcccctgcccct TAGCCCTGGCCCTGGGGATCCTGGGAGGCCTGGGGACAGCCGCCCTGCTCATTGGGGTCATCGTGTGGCAAAGGCGGCAacgcagaggagaggagag GAAGGTCCCAGAAaaccaggaggaagaggaggagcgCACGGAGCTGAATCAGCCCGAGGGGCCTGA
- the AGER gene encoding advanced glycosylation end product-specific receptor isoform X3 yields MAAGAAAGAWVLVLSLWGEPCPPTPTPILLTESTLPLSPKLPTTFQEPRYCFSISLIRPVIVLLAPISLPAPPLWCCLPGAVVGDQNITARIGKPLVLNCKGDPKKPPQQLEWKLNTGRTEAWKVLSPQGGPWDSVARVLPNGSLLLPAVGIQDEGTFRCQAMSRNGKETKSNYRVRVYQIPGKPEIVDPASELMAGVPNKVGTCVSKGGYPAGTLSWHLDGKTLIPDGKGVSVKEETKRHPETGLFTLRSELMVTPARGGAPHPTFSCSFSPGLPRRRALHTAPVQLRVWGEHRTGEGPNLGEHLSEEPVPQEEVLLVVEPEGGAVAPGGTVTLTCEAPAKPPPQIHWIKDGLRTREPTVVWPPIPAMGPRRAMLSASASSVRRPLSKSQGPWGRLRDSAGSNSLPYANTVPESHPTLPSVQPHPGLLCPTQPKRRAQPVSSPL; encoded by the exons atggcAGCAGGGGCAGCAGCTGGAGCCTGGGTGCTGGTCCTCAGTCTGTGGGGTGagccctgcccccccacccccacaccaaTCCTCCTCACAGAAAGCACTCTGCCCCTGTCCCCGAAACTCCCCACAACTTTCCAGGAACCTCGGTACTGCTTTTCAATCTCCCTCATCCGCCCTGTTATAGTTTTATTAGCTCCCatctcccttcctgcccctccatTGTGGTGCTGTCTCCCAGGGGCAGTAGTAGGGGATCAAAACATCACAGCCAGGATCGGGAAGCCACTGGTGCTGAACTGTAAGGGGGACCCCAAGAAACCACCCCAGCAGCTGGAATGGAAACTG aACACAGGCCGGACAGAAGCTTGGAAGGTCCTATCTCCCCAGGGAGGCCCCTGGGATAGCGTGGCTCGTGTCCTCCCCAACGGCTCCCTCCTCCTGCCGGCTGTTGGGATCCAGGATGAGGGGACTTTCCGGTGCCAGGCAATGAGCCGGAATGGAAAGGAGACCAAGTCCAACTACCGAGTCCGAGTCTATC AGATTCCTGGGAAGCCAGAAATTGTTGATCCTGCCTCTGAACTCATGGCTGGTGTCCCCAATAAG GTGGGAACATGTGTGTCCAAGGGGGGCTACCCTGCAGGGACTCTTAGCTGGCACTTGGATGGGAAAACCCTGATACCTGATGGCAAAG GAGTGTCTGTGAAGGAAGAGACCAAGAGACACCCTGAGACAGGGCTTTTCACACTCCGTTCGGAGCTGATGGTGACCCCAGCCCGGGGAggagctccccaccccaccttctcCTGTAGCTTCAGCCCTGGCCTTCCCCGGCGCCGAGCCCTGCACACGGCCCCCGTCCAGCTCAGGGTCTGGGGTGAGCACAGAACTGGGGAGGGCCCCAACTTGGGTGAGCACCTGTCGGAAG agcCTGTGCCACAGGAGGAAGTCCTGTTGGTGGTGGAGCCAGAAGGTGGAGCAGTAGCTCCTGGTGGTACCGTGACCTTGACCTGTGAAGCCCCTGCCAAGCCCCCTCCTCAAATCCACTGGATCAAGGAT GGCCTGAGGACCAGGGAACCTACAGTTGTGTGGCCACCCATCCCAGCCATGGGCCCCAGGAGAGCCATGCTGTCAGCGTCAGCATCATCGGTGAGGAGACCTCTCTCCAAATCCCAGGGACCCTGGGGGCGGCTGAGGGACAGTGCAGGTTCCAATTCCCTACCCTATGCTAACACTGTCCCCGAGAGCCACCCCACGCTTCCCTCAGTGCAGCCACACCCAGGCCTTCTCTGCCCCACACAACCCAAGAGAAGAGCCCAGcctgtctcctctcccctctAA